One segment of Microbacterium arborescens DNA contains the following:
- a CDS encoding proteasome assembly chaperone family protein has protein sequence MPLSGPLYARAAGSPPVPAGLPLVIALTGFTDAGGAVSRIVEYFRGELDPTTVVAFDNDVLFDYRARRPIVTFDEDHLTDYRAPRLELSLAHDSLGQPFVLLAGYEPDFAWEAFAETVVGLAEGMQVASITWVHAIPMPVPHTRPIGATVSGTRSELTAAHSVWQPRTQIPATAGHLLELRLAEADARVAGFALLVPHYLGDTEYPAAAIAGLDSLSVATGLVFDSDTLRNENRDYLDKVEDQVSGSEELTTMLHTLEERYDSYMAASALGQPIIHTGDLPSADELAAELERFLASRPPGDDDKRGRS, from the coding sequence ATGCCGCTGTCCGGACCGCTCTACGCACGTGCCGCCGGGTCTCCTCCCGTCCCCGCGGGACTGCCGCTCGTCATCGCGCTAACCGGGTTCACCGACGCCGGAGGCGCCGTCTCCCGCATCGTGGAGTACTTCCGCGGCGAGCTCGATCCCACGACGGTCGTCGCCTTCGACAACGACGTGCTGTTCGACTACCGCGCACGCCGGCCGATCGTCACCTTCGACGAGGACCACCTCACCGATTACCGCGCGCCGCGCTTGGAGCTCTCGCTCGCGCACGACTCGCTCGGTCAGCCGTTCGTGCTCCTCGCGGGCTACGAACCCGATTTCGCCTGGGAGGCCTTCGCCGAGACCGTCGTGGGCCTCGCCGAGGGGATGCAGGTCGCCTCGATCACCTGGGTGCACGCCATCCCGATGCCCGTGCCGCACACGCGGCCGATCGGCGCGACGGTCAGCGGTACCCGTTCGGAGCTGACGGCGGCGCATTCGGTGTGGCAGCCCCGCACCCAGATCCCCGCCACCGCGGGTCACCTGCTCGAGCTCCGGCTCGCCGAAGCGGATGCGCGCGTCGCAGGCTTCGCGCTGCTCGTGCCGCACTACCTCGGCGACACCGAATACCCCGCGGCCGCCATCGCCGGTCTCGACAGCCTCAGCGTCGCGACCGGTCTCGTCTTCGACAGCGACACCCTCCGCAACGAGAACCGCGACTACCTCGACAAGGTCGAGGACCAGGTCTCGGGCAGCGAAGAGCTGACGACGATGCTCCACACCCTCGAAGAGCGCTACGACTCGTACATGGCGGCCTCGGCTCTCGGACAGCCCATCATCCATACGGGTGATCTTCCGAGTGCGGATGAGCTCGCCGCCGAGCTCGAACGGTTCCTCGCGTCGCGCCCCCCGGGCGACGACGACAAGCGCGGCCGCTCCTGA
- a CDS encoding RNA polymerase sigma factor has product MTSGTKTTRTRASEDTELVEDAPATAAKAAPKSAAKKAPAKKTAAKKAAPAKASKAKAKADDEEMDDEDVEVDVEVDAEDAPEDAAPADAAKADDDEDDDEPKKPAVTEALPTGAIVISSSDEEDVPVYSTQITGATADPVKDYLKQIGKVPLLNAAEEVELAMRIEAGLFAEEKLSHMSAAEKSNQLGLDLQWVARDGQRAKSHLLGANLRLVVSLAKRYTGRGMQFLDLIQEGNLGLIRAVEKFDYTKGFKFSTYATWWIRQAITRAMADQARTIRIPVHMVEVINKLARVQRQMLQDLGREPTPEELSRELDMTPEKVIEVQKYGREPISLHTPLGEDGDSEFGDLIEDTEAVVPADAVGFTMLQRQLESLLDSLSEREAGVIRMRFGLGDGQPKTLDQIGDTFGVTRERIRQIESKTMAKLRHPSRSQSLRDYLE; this is encoded by the coding sequence GTGACGTCAGGCACGAAGACCACCCGCACCCGCGCGAGCGAGGACACCGAACTCGTCGAGGACGCGCCCGCCACCGCTGCGAAGGCTGCGCCCAAGAGCGCCGCGAAGAAGGCGCCCGCCAAGAAGACCGCGGCCAAGAAGGCTGCGCCCGCGAAGGCCTCCAAGGCCAAGGCCAAGGCCGACGACGAAGAGATGGACGACGAGGACGTCGAGGTCGACGTCGAGGTCGACGCCGAAGACGCCCCGGAAGACGCCGCCCCCGCAGACGCCGCGAAGGCGGACGACGACGAAGACGACGACGAGCCGAAGAAGCCCGCCGTCACCGAGGCCCTCCCCACGGGTGCCATCGTCATCTCGTCGAGCGACGAGGAAGATGTCCCCGTCTACTCGACGCAGATCACCGGCGCGACCGCCGACCCGGTCAAGGACTACCTCAAGCAGATCGGCAAGGTTCCGCTGCTGAACGCGGCCGAAGAGGTCGAGCTCGCGATGCGCATCGAGGCCGGCCTGTTCGCCGAAGAGAAGCTGTCGCACATGTCGGCTGCCGAGAAGTCGAACCAGCTCGGTCTCGACCTGCAGTGGGTCGCGCGCGATGGCCAGCGAGCCAAGAGCCACCTCCTCGGCGCGAACCTCCGTCTGGTCGTCTCGCTCGCCAAGCGCTACACGGGTCGTGGCATGCAGTTCCTCGACCTGATCCAGGAGGGCAACCTCGGCCTCATCCGTGCGGTTGAGAAGTTCGACTACACCAAGGGCTTCAAGTTCTCGACGTACGCGACGTGGTGGATCCGTCAGGCCATCACCCGCGCGATGGCCGACCAGGCGCGCACCATCCGTATCCCGGTCCACATGGTCGAGGTCATCAACAAGCTCGCCCGCGTGCAGCGCCAGATGCTCCAGGACCTGGGCCGCGAGCCCACGCCCGAAGAGCTGAGCCGCGAGCTCGACATGACGCCCGAGAAGGTCATCGAGGTGCAGAAGTACGGCCGTGAGCCGATCTCGCTGCACACTCCGCTCGGTGAAGACGGCGACAGCGAGTTCGGTGACCTCATCGAGGACACCGAGGCGGTCGTCCCGGCCGACGCGGTCGGGTTCACGATGCTGCAGCGCCAGCTCGAGTCGCTCCTGGACTCGCTGAGCGAGCGCGAGGCGGGCGTCATCCGCATGCGCTTCGGCCTCGGTGACGGTCAGCCCAAGACGCTCGATCAGATCGGCGACACCTTCGGCGTCACGCGCGAGCGCATCCGCCAGATCGAGTCGAAGACGATGGCGAAGCTGCGCCACCCGTCGCGTTCGCAGTCGCTCCGGGACTACCTCGAGTGA